A stretch of Paludisphaera borealis DNA encodes these proteins:
- the argS gene encoding arginine--tRNA ligase: MNVLDKLRSAFGNATPEGGDRQAFMGAVRASADAKFGDYQANGCMALGKTLGKNPRELASAVREVVDLEPLAAKPEIAGPGFLNVRLHVEWLSEALAGLLGDDAHGLSAPKTQRTVVVDFSSPNVAKPMHVGHLRSTVIGDSLARIFEALGHRVVRDNHLGDWGSQFGMILWGWKNARDDAAYEADPVTELARLYRLAQDRIKAGEKGVEDAARAETAKLHAGDPENRELWQRFMPHCLKALEAIYERLGVRFDVELGESFYDPMLANVVEDLTQRGIAEESEGAVVVFVDRKKAPFIIRKSDGASNYGTTDLATIQYRVKTWNPDQILYVVDHRQGDHFKQLFAVAKTWGYDKVDLEHVAFGTILGADRRPFKTRQGDVVGLESLLEEAVAEARKVVDGNSPDLAPEERARVAEVVGLGAVKYADLSQNRISDYVFDWQKMLAMNGNTATYLQYAYARIQSIFRRGEIRPEDVRQRKPVILLSHAAERGLAVRVLRLPEILELAANELKPNIVTDYLFDLANAFSTFFEECPVLKAESAERRDSRLALCDLTAETLKFGLSLLGIDVVDRM; this comes from the coding sequence ATGAACGTCCTCGACAAGTTAAGGTCCGCCTTTGGAAACGCCACTCCCGAAGGCGGCGATCGCCAGGCCTTCATGGGGGCCGTCCGCGCGTCGGCTGATGCCAAGTTCGGCGATTACCAGGCCAACGGCTGCATGGCGCTCGGCAAGACCCTGGGCAAGAATCCGCGCGAACTGGCCTCGGCGGTCCGCGAGGTCGTCGACCTCGAGCCGCTGGCGGCCAAGCCCGAGATCGCCGGTCCCGGGTTTCTCAACGTCCGGCTCCACGTCGAATGGCTCTCCGAAGCGCTCGCCGGCCTGCTCGGCGACGACGCCCACGGCCTGTCCGCCCCCAAGACGCAGCGGACGGTCGTCGTCGACTTCTCGTCGCCGAACGTCGCCAAGCCGATGCACGTCGGCCACCTCCGCTCGACGGTCATCGGCGACAGCCTGGCGCGGATCTTCGAGGCGCTTGGCCATCGCGTCGTCCGCGACAACCACCTGGGCGACTGGGGATCGCAGTTCGGCATGATCCTCTGGGGCTGGAAGAACGCCCGCGACGACGCGGCGTACGAAGCCGATCCCGTCACCGAACTGGCTCGGCTCTATCGCCTGGCCCAGGACCGCATCAAGGCTGGCGAGAAAGGCGTCGAGGACGCCGCGCGGGCCGAGACCGCCAAGCTCCACGCCGGCGACCCCGAGAACCGCGAACTCTGGCAGCGGTTCATGCCCCACTGCCTCAAGGCGCTTGAGGCGATCTACGAGCGCCTCGGCGTGCGGTTCGACGTCGAGTTGGGCGAGAGCTTCTACGACCCCATGCTCGCGAACGTCGTCGAGGATCTCACCCAGCGCGGAATCGCCGAGGAAAGCGAGGGCGCCGTCGTCGTCTTCGTCGACCGCAAGAAGGCCCCGTTCATCATTCGCAAGAGCGACGGCGCGTCCAACTACGGCACGACCGACCTGGCGACCATCCAGTACCGCGTGAAGACCTGGAACCCCGACCAGATCCTCTACGTCGTCGACCATCGCCAGGGCGACCACTTCAAGCAACTGTTCGCCGTCGCCAAGACGTGGGGGTACGACAAGGTCGACCTCGAACACGTGGCGTTCGGCACGATCCTGGGTGCTGACCGGCGTCCGTTCAAGACCCGGCAGGGCGACGTCGTCGGCCTGGAATCGCTGCTCGAAGAGGCGGTCGCCGAAGCGCGCAAGGTGGTCGACGGCAACAGCCCCGACCTCGCGCCGGAGGAGCGCGCCCGGGTCGCCGAGGTCGTCGGCCTGGGGGCGGTCAAGTACGCCGACCTGTCGCAGAACCGGATCAGCGACTACGTGTTCGACTGGCAGAAGATGCTCGCCATGAACGGCAACACGGCGACCTATCTCCAGTACGCCTACGCCCGAATCCAGAGCATCTTCCGGCGCGGAGAGATCCGCCCCGAGGACGTCCGCCAGCGCAAGCCGGTGATTTTGCTCTCGCACGCCGCCGAGCGGGGCCTGGCCGTGCGCGTTCTGCGGCTGCCGGAAATCCTGGAGCTGGCGGCCAACGAGCTGAAGCCGAACATCGTCACCGATTACCTCTTCGATCTGGCCAACGCGTTCAGCACGTTTTTCGAGGAATGCCCGGTCCTGAAGGCCGAGTCGGCCGAGCGGCGCGACAGCCGCCTGGCCCTCTGCGACCTTACCGCCGAGACCTTGAAGTTTGGTCTGAGCCTGCTGGGAATCGACGTCGTCGACCGGATGTAA
- the rsfS gene encoding ribosome silencing factor: protein MPEQENPATPTPEPSSPTARTKAIRATRSIKTAQDDVVSRAVDRRNPDRLTRAFAHARLAAKITDDNRAKDILLLDLRGVTPLLDFFVIATANSRRQANAIASEIDAEMKKIGELKLGMEGSEEGRWILIDYGDFVVHIFSGDGRTYYALEEIWGDAPQLSWRDEPGAPAGELPPPPTMTTTDASTPAESTAETPEKSSD, encoded by the coding sequence ATGCCAGAGCAAGAAAACCCGGCGACTCCTACTCCGGAGCCTTCGTCGCCGACGGCTCGCACCAAGGCGATCCGCGCCACGCGGTCGATCAAGACGGCCCAGGACGATGTCGTCTCGCGGGCAGTCGACCGTCGCAACCCCGACCGACTGACCCGTGCGTTCGCTCATGCGCGGCTGGCCGCGAAGATCACCGACGACAACCGCGCCAAGGACATCCTGCTGCTGGACCTTCGCGGCGTCACCCCCCTGCTCGACTTCTTCGTCATCGCCACCGCCAACTCGCGGCGACAAGCCAATGCCATCGCCAGCGAGATTGACGCCGAGATGAAGAAGATCGGCGAGCTCAAGCTCGGCATGGAGGGCTCGGAGGAAGGGCGATGGATCTTGATCGACTACGGCGACTTCGTCGTCCATATCTTTTCGGGAGACGGCCGCACGTATTACGCTCTTGAAGAGATCTGGGGAGACGCGCCGCAGTTGAGTTGGCGCGACGAACCGGGCGCGCCAGCCGGCGAACTGCCGCCTCCGCCGACGATGACGACGACGGATGCGTCCACTCCCGCCGAATCCACCGCCGAAACCCCCGAAAAATCCTCTGACTGA
- a CDS encoding DUF1501 domain-containing protein, with protein MLTLGGQAHGSFCDGMRRRDFLKLGGLALGGLSLPQLLRAESQAGVGKSHKAIIMVFLAGGPPHQDMFDLKPDAPSGIRGDFKPIATNVPGFDICEHMPRMAKMMDKFAVIRSLVGSGPDHSAGQCLTGYTDLVSRVQGGRPSLGSIVAKLEGPIHSDIPPFVGLSPRVGHPPWANPGDPGYLGLAYAPFAPFRAEGSDGKTGDNPDSVGLKLDESVIIPDRLAGRRSLLGQLDQFRRGLEQSPAIQGADSFTTRAFDILGSRKVFEALDLSKEDPRLRARYGIGDMKQEFDGPPCCMDHFLMARRLVEAGVRVVTLAFGRWDTHSDNFSTNAERIPKLDMGLSALVEDLHNRGMDKDVSVVVWGEFGRTPQINAQAGRDHWPPVNFVALAGGGMRTGQVIGSTDKHAAFAKDRPITYPSVFSTLYHNLGIEPSTAVPDRGGRPMFLLDDREPIQELI; from the coding sequence ATGCTGACCCTCGGTGGACAGGCGCACGGCAGCTTCTGCGACGGGATGCGCCGGCGCGACTTTTTGAAGCTTGGCGGGTTGGCACTCGGCGGGCTTTCGCTGCCGCAATTGCTGCGGGCGGAGTCGCAGGCCGGCGTGGGCAAGTCGCACAAGGCGATCATCATGGTCTTCCTGGCCGGCGGGCCGCCGCACCAGGACATGTTCGACCTCAAGCCGGACGCCCCTTCGGGGATTCGCGGCGACTTCAAGCCGATCGCGACCAACGTGCCCGGGTTCGACATCTGCGAGCACATGCCGCGCATGGCCAAGATGATGGACAAATTCGCCGTGATCCGGTCGCTGGTCGGGTCGGGGCCGGACCATTCGGCGGGTCAGTGCCTTACCGGGTACACCGACCTCGTCAGCAGGGTTCAGGGGGGCAGGCCGAGCCTGGGATCGATCGTCGCGAAGCTCGAAGGGCCGATCCATTCCGACATCCCGCCGTTCGTGGGGCTTTCCCCGCGCGTCGGGCATCCGCCCTGGGCCAATCCCGGCGACCCGGGGTATCTGGGACTCGCCTACGCGCCGTTCGCTCCGTTTCGAGCGGAAGGTAGCGACGGCAAGACGGGTGACAACCCGGACTCGGTGGGCCTGAAGCTCGACGAGAGCGTCATCATTCCCGACCGTCTGGCGGGCCGTCGCTCCTTGCTCGGGCAGCTCGACCAATTCCGTCGCGGGCTCGAACAGTCGCCGGCGATTCAAGGGGCGGACTCGTTCACGACGCGGGCCTTCGACATCCTCGGCTCGCGCAAGGTCTTCGAAGCGCTCGATCTTTCGAAGGAAGACCCACGGCTCCGCGCCCGTTACGGGATCGGCGACATGAAGCAGGAGTTCGACGGACCTCCGTGCTGCATGGACCATTTCTTGATGGCTCGACGGCTCGTCGAAGCCGGGGTGCGGGTCGTGACCCTCGCCTTCGGCCGCTGGGACACCCACAGCGACAACTTCAGCACCAACGCCGAGCGCATTCCGAAGCTCGACATGGGTCTATCGGCCCTCGTCGAAGACCTCCACAACCGTGGGATGGACAAGGACGTCTCGGTCGTCGTCTGGGGCGAGTTCGGCAGGACTCCGCAGATCAACGCCCAGGCCGGCCGCGACCACTGGCCGCCGGTCAACTTCGTGGCGCTCGCGGGCGGCGGGATGCGAACCGGCCAGGTGATCGGCTCGACCGACAAGCACGCGGCTTTCGCCAAAGACCGGCCCATCACCTACCCAAGCGTCTTCTCGACCCTCTACCACAACCTCGGCATCGAGCCGAGCACCGCCGTGCCCGACCGCGGCGGCCGCCCCATGTTTCTGCTCGACGACCGCGAGCCGATCCAAGAACTCATCTGA
- a CDS encoding alpha/beta fold hydrolase produces MPTISANGRNLYYEEVGSDGEPLVFLSGLGGDHRAFSIAQRHFGKSYRTLGVDARDAGRSDRADAPYTTADMADDVAGLLDAVGVDSAHIVGQSLGGLVAQELAIRHPRRVKSLVLASSHAGSNDWRKAVIESWIQLREAVDAGRFTRATLPWLVAPPFYAHKEQIDGLVRFAEGNAWPQDPAAFTRQARAAMSHDARDRLGGVDAPCLVLVGALDLVNPPRVAEDLANRLPNARMIVLPNVGHMPHIENKLDFREALERFLLSLS; encoded by the coding sequence ATGCCGACCATCTCCGCCAACGGACGCAACCTGTACTACGAAGAAGTCGGAAGCGACGGCGAGCCACTCGTCTTCCTGAGCGGGCTCGGCGGCGACCACAGGGCGTTCAGCATCGCCCAGCGGCACTTCGGCAAGAGCTATCGGACTTTGGGCGTCGACGCCCGCGACGCGGGACGGAGCGATCGGGCCGACGCTCCTTACACGACGGCCGACATGGCCGACGACGTCGCCGGCTTGCTGGACGCGGTCGGAGTCGATTCCGCCCACATCGTCGGCCAGTCGCTCGGCGGCCTGGTCGCCCAGGAGCTGGCGATCCGCCACCCGCGCCGGGTCAAGAGCCTGGTTCTGGCCTCATCCCACGCCGGGTCGAACGACTGGCGGAAGGCGGTCATCGAGTCGTGGATCCAGCTTCGCGAGGCGGTCGACGCCGGCCGGTTCACCCGCGCGACGCTCCCCTGGCTGGTCGCTCCTCCATTCTACGCTCACAAAGAGCAGATCGACGGCCTGGTCCGGTTCGCGGAGGGCAACGCCTGGCCGCAAGATCCGGCCGCCTTCACGCGACAGGCTCGCGCGGCGATGTCTCACGATGCGCGCGACCGCCTCGGGGGGGTGGACGCGCCCTGCCTGGTGCTGGTCGGCGCGCTCGACCTGGTGAATCCGCCGCGCGTGGCCGAAGATCTGGCGAACCGGTTGCCGAACGCCCGGATGATCGTCTTGCCCAACGTCGGCCACATGCCGCATATCGAGAACAAGCTCGATTTCCGAGAAGCGCTGGAACGGTTTCTGCTTTCCCTTTCGTGA
- the malQ gene encoding 4-alpha-glucanotransferase, translating to MRYPRSSGVLLHPSSLPGMFGIGDLGPEAHKFVDFLAEAGQRWWQLLPLGPTGAGNSPYQSHSSFAGNSLLISPEAMVARGWLKPTDLPDDPEPATDEVDYLKVIELKNGLIGKAFARFSPSDAGFQKFVAEQDHWLHDFALFMAIKELRQGLPWFAWEPELVSRQPEALAAFSESAAEAIRFHQFVQYVFYTQWKDLRTACMRRHVKMIGDIPIFVAHDSADVWARPDLFYLDKEGKPTVVAGVPPDYFSETGQLWGNPLYRWDAHAEEGYAWWIHRLNALLNQVDLIRIDHFRGFAAYWEVPGGSETAIHGRWAPGPGAALFHALQEKFPELPFIAEDLGLITPDVETLRDEFHLPGMRVLQFGFAADPDCEKHLPHRYETNCVAYTGTHDNDTSIGWLTSAHVESTQSIEEIEEERGFALRYAGTHGREFNWDMIRLAFSSVAEIAVIPMQDVLGLDSRARMNVPGKSEGNWGWRITPGELTTRVTNRLADLTALYGRWNGVLPAAHDLHRRPARSLHSGVTPESTHTDESGSKAGLAGPAGSASVGASPRA from the coding sequence ATGCGATATCCGAGGTCCAGCGGCGTCCTCCTGCACCCGAGCTCGCTGCCGGGGATGTTCGGCATCGGCGATCTTGGTCCGGAGGCCCACAAGTTCGTGGACTTTCTGGCCGAGGCGGGCCAGCGATGGTGGCAGCTTCTGCCGCTGGGGCCGACGGGCGCGGGCAACTCGCCCTACCAGTCGCACTCGTCGTTCGCAGGCAACTCATTGCTCATCAGTCCCGAAGCGATGGTCGCGCGCGGTTGGCTCAAGCCGACCGACCTTCCCGACGATCCCGAGCCCGCAACGGATGAGGTCGACTACCTCAAGGTCATCGAACTCAAGAACGGGCTGATCGGCAAGGCGTTCGCGCGGTTCTCGCCGAGCGATGCGGGGTTCCAGAAATTCGTCGCCGAGCAGGACCACTGGCTGCACGATTTCGCCCTGTTCATGGCGATCAAGGAGCTTCGCCAGGGCCTGCCCTGGTTCGCCTGGGAGCCGGAGCTGGTCTCGCGGCAACCCGAGGCGCTGGCCGCGTTCAGCGAATCGGCGGCCGAGGCGATCCGGTTCCATCAGTTCGTGCAGTATGTCTTCTACACGCAATGGAAAGACCTGCGCACCGCTTGCATGAGACGCCACGTGAAGATGATCGGCGACATCCCGATCTTCGTGGCTCACGACAGCGCCGACGTGTGGGCTCGGCCGGACTTGTTCTATCTCGACAAGGAAGGCAAGCCGACGGTCGTCGCCGGCGTGCCGCCCGATTACTTCAGCGAGACCGGCCAGCTCTGGGGCAACCCGCTCTACCGCTGGGACGCGCACGCCGAGGAAGGCTACGCCTGGTGGATTCACCGGCTGAATGCGTTGCTCAACCAGGTCGACCTGATCCGGATCGACCACTTCCGGGGCTTCGCTGCCTATTGGGAAGTGCCCGGTGGATCGGAGACGGCGATCCACGGCCGGTGGGCCCCCGGCCCCGGCGCTGCACTCTTCCACGCCCTCCAGGAGAAGTTCCCCGAACTTCCGTTCATCGCCGAAGATCTCGGGTTGATCACGCCCGACGTCGAGACCCTCCGCGATGAGTTCCACCTCCCGGGCATGCGCGTGCTTCAGTTCGGCTTCGCCGCCGATCCGGACTGCGAGAAGCACCTGCCGCACCGGTACGAGACCAACTGCGTCGCGTATACCGGCACCCACGACAACGACACCAGCATCGGCTGGCTCACCAGCGCGCACGTCGAATCGACCCAGTCGATCGAGGAGATCGAGGAAGAGCGCGGATTCGCGCTTCGGTACGCGGGAACCCACGGCCGGGAGTTCAACTGGGACATGATCCGCCTGGCATTTTCCTCCGTGGCGGAGATCGCGGTGATCCCGATGCAGGATGTCTTGGGCCTCGACAGCCGCGCGCGGATGAACGTGCCCGGCAAGAGCGAGGGGAACTGGGGATGGCGAATCACGCCCGGCGAGCTGACCACCCGGGTCACGAACCGGCTGGCCGACCTCACCGCGCTCTACGGCCGCTGGAACGGCGTGCTCCCCGCGGCCCACGACCTTCACCGCCGCCCGGCGCGCAGCCTCCACTCGGGCGTGACACCCGAATCGACGCACACCGACGAGTCCGGTTCCAAAGCCGGGCTCGCCGGACCAGCCGGGTCGGCGTCCGTCGGAGCGTCCCCCCGGGCATGA
- a CDS encoding CBS domain-containing protein, producing the protein MSIGCALIPSEERVTMLVRDVLDAKGRRVVAIDSEASVNEAIAKLVQNNIGSLPVVDHDNRLVGIFSERDVLRLFHHKGEGFGRVHIAECMTCDPVTCDIFDDVNEVMGLMSERHIAKVPVLEDLKLVGVISVGDVIKVMFDKVTTENKHLMSYIHGAI; encoded by the coding sequence GTGTCGATCGGCTGCGCCCTAATTCCATCCGAGGAGCGAGTCACCATGCTTGTTCGCGATGTTCTCGATGCGAAGGGACGGCGAGTGGTGGCGATTGATTCCGAAGCTTCGGTCAACGAAGCGATCGCCAAGCTGGTGCAAAACAACATCGGATCGCTTCCGGTCGTCGATCATGATAACCGTCTCGTCGGCATCTTCTCGGAGCGCGACGTCCTCCGGCTTTTTCACCATAAGGGCGAGGGATTCGGACGCGTTCATATCGCTGAGTGCATGACGTGTGATCCGGTGACGTGCGACATCTTCGACGACGTCAACGAGGTCATGGGGCTGATGAGCGAACGTCATATCGCCAAGGTGCCGGTTCTCGAGGATTTGAAGCTTGTCGGCGTCATCTCGGTCGGCGACGTCATCAAGGTCATGTTCGACAAGGTCACGACCGAGAACAAGCATCTCATGTCGTACATCCACGGGGCGATCTGA
- a CDS encoding ArnT family glycosyltransferase: MTWPLGLVLTLGLVIRGLHLGQPIVENYVGRQIPTAMVARNLDRGSGFLRPQLDTAPFPNFFVVEPPIYQGLVVGLRSLSGWPLEVCGRLISDLATTLGAWGVFILVDRRAGRTSAVAAAAAFSMLPITIRYGRAFQPDALMLGACTAGLACWDRATSGNRRWLALGWLLLATGLAAKVIAAFLLPVALLAVFRNRNWRVVALVLSMLVPALLWYLWADHLVGGSTGSKASADNRAIWMRLVGLSALANGETWSHIVRFLAIRAFTPAGLVVAVWGLWPRSDCGRTGLIWWSWAAFALATMAMVAQKLHHEYYWLCLAPVVAAGLGCAWSRIATRGDRLAWGSALVFGVLCVGFSASTWRTPEEWKSLDRAGEAAAASTPPGDWIVAPEPLLYQANRRGCRLEFTPRAAERAAAEWGTGAKVGDPLDLIEFYRTQGARWVADVGAVAGDARRMALHEGIRRRYKIWMDRPDFLLAELISPEPRGHAD; encoded by the coding sequence ATGACCTGGCCGCTAGGGTTGGTGCTGACGTTGGGACTGGTGATTCGCGGGCTCCATCTGGGCCAGCCGATCGTCGAAAACTACGTCGGCCGACAGATTCCGACGGCCATGGTCGCCAGGAATCTGGACAGAGGGTCGGGCTTCTTGCGACCTCAGCTCGACACCGCGCCCTTTCCCAATTTCTTCGTCGTCGAGCCGCCGATTTACCAGGGGCTGGTGGTCGGGCTTCGGAGCCTCTCAGGCTGGCCGCTCGAAGTCTGTGGACGGCTGATCTCGGATCTGGCGACGACCCTCGGCGCGTGGGGCGTTTTCATCCTCGTCGACCGTCGCGCGGGGCGCACTTCGGCGGTTGCGGCGGCGGCGGCGTTCTCGATGCTTCCCATCACGATCCGCTACGGCCGTGCGTTTCAGCCCGACGCCCTCATGCTCGGCGCGTGCACGGCGGGCCTGGCCTGCTGGGATCGGGCAACGTCCGGAAACCGCCGCTGGCTGGCGCTCGGCTGGCTGCTCCTGGCGACCGGCCTGGCCGCCAAGGTGATCGCCGCGTTCCTCCTGCCCGTCGCCCTGCTCGCGGTCTTCCGCAATCGAAACTGGCGGGTCGTCGCGCTCGTCCTGTCGATGCTCGTTCCGGCCTTGCTCTGGTATCTCTGGGCCGATCATCTCGTGGGCGGCTCAACGGGGTCGAAAGCCTCGGCCGACAACCGGGCGATCTGGATGCGTTTGGTCGGTTTGAGTGCATTGGCGAACGGCGAGACGTGGTCGCATATCGTCCGGTTCTTGGCCATCCGCGCGTTCACGCCGGCGGGCCTGGTCGTCGCGGTGTGGGGACTTTGGCCGCGATCCGATTGCGGGAGAACCGGCTTGATCTGGTGGAGCTGGGCGGCTTTCGCCCTGGCGACGATGGCGATGGTCGCGCAGAAACTACATCACGAATACTACTGGCTGTGCCTCGCGCCGGTGGTCGCGGCCGGCCTGGGCTGCGCGTGGTCGCGGATCGCAACGCGCGGCGATCGGCTCGCCTGGGGGTCGGCCCTTGTCTTCGGCGTTCTCTGCGTCGGATTTTCGGCGTCGACGTGGCGGACTCCGGAGGAGTGGAAGTCTCTCGATCGAGCTGGCGAGGCCGCCGCGGCGTCGACCCCGCCGGGCGACTGGATCGTCGCGCCCGAACCGCTTCTCTATCAGGCGAATCGCCGGGGGTGCCGGCTCGAATTCACGCCGCGCGCCGCCGAACGAGCCGCCGCCGAGTGGGGGACCGGCGCGAAAGTCGGCGATCCACTCGATCTGATCGAATTCTATCGGACCCAGGGGGCGCGATGGGTCGCCGACGTCGGGGCCGTCGCTGGCGACGCGCGCCGAATGGCCTTGCACGAAGGAATCCGGCGGCGTTACAAGATCTGGATGGACCGACCGGACTTCCTCCTCGCCGAACTCATCTCTCCAGAGCCTCGCGGACATGCCGACTGA
- the panB gene encoding 3-methyl-2-oxobutanoate hydroxymethyltransferase has protein sequence MPTENRSVTIPDFAAWKTEGRKISVLTAYEFSIARLLDDAGIDCLLVGDSMGTAVQGHDTTLGVTLDQIVYHAEMVARAAKRALVVADLPFLSYQVSRRQAIRSGGRMLKETRCQAVKLEGGTRMAATIRSLVDAEIPVMGHVGLTPQSVRRFGGYKVQRQADAIRADAQAVADSGAFAIVLECVPAELAATITAEIPIPTIGIGAGAACDGQVLVLHDMLGLLDDFRPRFARRYAELGDVIRNAAARYIKDVESGDFPTEGESFR, from the coding sequence ATGCCGACTGAAAATCGCTCCGTCACGATCCCCGATTTCGCCGCCTGGAAAACCGAGGGACGCAAGATCTCGGTCCTCACGGCCTACGAGTTCTCGATCGCCAGGCTGCTTGACGACGCCGGCATCGACTGCCTGCTCGTCGGCGACTCGATGGGCACCGCCGTCCAGGGCCACGACACGACCCTGGGCGTCACCCTCGACCAGATCGTCTACCACGCCGAGATGGTCGCACGCGCGGCGAAGCGTGCCTTGGTTGTTGCGGACCTGCCGTTTCTCTCGTACCAGGTGTCGCGTCGCCAGGCGATCCGATCGGGGGGGCGGATGCTCAAGGAGACCCGGTGCCAGGCCGTGAAACTCGAAGGCGGCACCCGCATGGCCGCCACGATCCGGTCGCTCGTCGATGCGGAGATCCCCGTGATGGGCCACGTCGGGCTGACGCCCCAGTCGGTCCGTAGATTCGGCGGCTACAAGGTCCAGCGCCAGGCGGACGCGATCCGGGCCGACGCGCAGGCCGTCGCCGATTCGGGAGCCTTCGCGATCGTTCTGGAATGCGTTCCCGCCGAGCTGGCGGCGACCATCACGGCCGAAATCCCGATCCCCACCATCGGCATCGGCGCGGGAGCTGCATGCGATGGACAGGTGCTCGTCCTCCACGACATGCTCGGCCTACTCGACGATTTCCGGCCCCGGTTTGCGCGCCGCTACGCCGAACTCGGCGATGTGATCCGCAACGCCGCGGCTCGCTACATCAAGGACGTGGAATCGGGCGACTTCCCCACCGAGGGCGAGAGCTTTCGTTGA